aatccttctgTTGATCTTGGTCATGTTTGCATAAAGTTATACTCCTCATGGGGCCTGCAAAGCCAGGTGGGGTCTAGGCCCTGCTTTCTCTTTAGCCTCATTTGCTCCCAAATTGCATCCCTTGACCCCTTAGCCCTGGCCACACTTGAGCCTCTCAACTGCCTCTCACCTCACTGCCTTTGTCCAGGCAGTGCCCTTCCTTTGGCAGCATTACCCTCCCTCTCTGTCCCCAGTGGTCCCCATTGTCTGAGAAGCTCCCTCTGTCCTCTGCCTCCCTGGTCTGGGTGGCAGTGGCAACACCCACCAGATTTCTGGGTACTGAACTGAGTTCTGAGCAGGTTCCCCCAGGTCCATGAGAGCACAATCAAAGGATGAGAGAGAACAAAGGGGGGAAATTAAAAACTGTGAAAGGAGTGAAGTAAtgaaggactgggggcaggaaggggctCAGGCCACCAGGTAGAATATCTGTCCCCTGTGCCTGCATTCCCACAGGGCCCCATCAGCTGGACCTTGCCCCTTCACTCTTGCTTGTCACAATTCTCCATTATGTCGCCTGCTTGGCccctcttgtgaccccatggccacGGGCATCTTTGGAGGTTTCTGAACCTGAGCTGGCTTCTGGACCAGTCAGTGAGAGCTGATCATCAAAAGGCACCCAGATCCCTGCTTTCAGTGAAGTCAGGTTGGGAGCATGAAGCCCATCCTGGTATTGGGCACAGAGTGGATACCAGCACACTCTAGATTGGAGCCCCTACCCCCGACCCCTGCCCTAGACCTGTTAAGTCGTCTACGAGTGCCACTGCATGGTACCCTCTCCTCAGAATCTCACCAGGAGGGTCCCTCTCCCATCGCAGACCCACTGCCCCTCACGCTCTGGATTCCAGCTGCCAACCTCACCCTTGGCAAGCTTCCACTTGGAATCACTACCGTGCCCTCCCCTCTCTATTGTCCACCTCCCTCTCAGTATGTGGACATGATCCCGAGGTAAATGTCCTTCCCTTCAGCAGTCAGATTTGCTTAAGCCTCTACTGCCTTAAAAATCCTTTCTTCATTACAGCTGGATTCCTCCAGACTGTCTACCTTCCTGCAGTCCTTGCACCTCCTCTAGCCATTGTGATCGTGATCCGGAATCCAGCCCCACCAAACTGAGTCTCGCTAAAGTCACCAGTGACCTTGCAGCTAACCCCTACAGCAGACTGTTTACCTCTCCTGTGTCTTCAGAGAAGCAGCGGACCTGCTGGCTCCTCCCTCTTGGAATGCTGCTACCCACCCCCTTACCCTCTCATTCATCCTTCTGATCTCAGCTTACATGCTGCCTCttctgggaagccctccctgatctACACATAAGGTCTGATTCCCATGTTACACGTTTCTTTCATAGCACTTATCAGTTTGTCTATGTGATTGTCTTCCCAATTGTCAACTCCACAGGGTCTGTTTTGCTCACTGCTGAACCGTCGCCCCGCCACACAGCAGGGATCCAACTGtgtgttgttgaatgaatggtcTGGTTTTAACAAAATGCATCCGGCTGTGTGCAGAGAGAAGAACTGGGGGAGGTGAAGAGGCAGCAGCACGGAGCTGCAGGAGGTGATGGGGCTGGACCACAGTGGGCTGCGGAGCAGACCCGAGGCGTCCTGTACAGTCAGAACGGCCTGGATTTCAGGTCCTGCAGGCTGGGAGAGGGCAGGTCAGAGCCCCAAGGACAAGGGGACACTCCACCAGCTGCCTGTCTCAGTGAATGAAGTGAACCCTCAGAGGTCCTGCACTGACCACTGGCCCCGTGGAACCCAGGGCCAGTCTGCCTTCTCCATCTGCCGGGGTCAGCGATGCCGTCTCAGGGGAGCTGTGAGAACGGCCAGCAGCTCAGAACCTCCCGGTCGCGGTCGCGGTCACATCTCATCGGCACGAGATGGTTATCCTGCCTCCTACCGAGGGAAGCCCATGTCCGGCGCGTCAGGCCTGGCTTTCTCCCGCATCCGTGCTCCAGCGCCCCCTGCGCTGTGGGCCTGAACAACACGGCAGGAGAGGCAGCTGGGATGCCGGCAGGCGGGACCCAAGCCCCGGACGGCCCGGGATGCTGGGGGAGGCGGGTGGTGAGAACTCCCTCACGGCAGACACAGGACACTTGCTCGTGCAGCTGACACAGGCGGCAGCTACATCTTCCCGCAgtgctccccaccccatccccctcaCAGGGCAAGCACAGCCTCACTCACAAGAGACAGGGGGATGGACAAGATGGCACGGGGATGGGGGGGCCGGGTGGGAGAGGCAGGCTCGGCGGATGAAGCGCCGAGACCGGGCAGTGGCGTCCTCATGGAGTGGTTTATTACGATTCCATCTCACAAGGCAGGTGGGTGGGCGGCAGCGGCACACGGACTCCAAGCCCCTGACAGACGTCTGCCTCGGGCGCATGCAAACAGTGCAACATGGTCAAGCGCAGACACGGGGCGACCGAGGCGACATGGACACGGGACACGGGGTGGGGAACAGGGCCGGGGCGATGGGTCCCTAGAGAGGGGCCTGGTCTCCCCAACCCTTGTGGGCAGGACAGGAAAATAAGATTCGTACTTCTTGTAAAATGCCCATTTGCTGGGTACTTTCTTTCTCCTtatcttgaaaaataataaaaaataaacacacgggaaaaaaaaatctcaaaaaaaggaaaggaataaaaCTCTAAGAAGGCGAGAGATGGGAGGCCAGGGGGAGCCTGACCACGGCAGGGCATCTACCCCCCAGCTCTTCGGCCTCCTCCCATCCGGGCCCGTGGGCAGGGCTCCCAAAGCCCCACAGGTGGGTCCATGGAAGAAGGTGCCAGGCCTAGGCAGGGTCTCCGGGGGCCAGAGGGGGCGTGGGCTGGGACAGGAAAGAGACCCACTGGCCTCCTGCTGGGCTCAGTTCGGGTTTGGGCCCAGCCAGCGGGGCACGAGGTCCGCAGTCTCTCCGGGTTCAGTCCCCTCAGGCCCTTGGCCTGGGCGAGGCCGGCAGTCACAGGTGCAGCTCGTGGGTCTTGATGTGCTCGAGCTGCTCGCGGAGCTGCAGGAAGGAGGGCCGCGTGGCGGCGTCCAGGTGCCAGCAGTTCTTCATGACCTCGTAGACTGCAGGCGGGCAGCCGTCGGGGGCATCCATCTTGTAGCCCTTCTCCACCCGCGGGACGACGTCCTTCAGGGGCTGCGGGGAGGTAGGGGTGGTGTGGGTTGGTGCGAGGCCTGACCCTGAGGGGACCCCTACTTAGCACTCCTCTCCACGACACCCCTAGTTCTGTCTCAGATCCAGGTCCCAGGGGTGGCCTGTGAGGACCCCAGGGCAGGTCTGCAGCTTCCAGGCCTCAGATGGCGGAGGCAGGGCCCAGTGAGGCTCCCACCCTGCCACCCTCCCCTTTCTCCAAGCCCCCGTCTCAGCCCCAGCGCCCACACTCACAATTCTTGGATAAGGCACTCGCCCAAAAGAGTAGATTTCCCAGAGAAGGATCCCGAAACTCCACACATCAGACTTGGTGGAGAATTTCTGCCATGTGGATGGGAGAGGCAGTGTCAGATCCTgggaactgggggtgggggtgaccaGGAACCCCATCCACCACTGCTCAGGCCCGGAGGAGAAGCCCACCCACCTTCTCTCTTAGGGCCTCGGGGGCTGTCCACTTGACCGGCAGCTTGCCCGTGTCCTGGGTGCTCGAGGCCTCCTTGGTGAGGCCGAAGTCGCTGACCTTGGCCACGTTGTCCTCAGACACCAGCACGTTGCGGGCAGCCAGGTCCCGGTGCACGAAGTTGTTGCCCTCCAGGTATTCCATGGCCTCACAGACGTCTCTGGGGGTGAGCCGCCCACACGTCCCCTCAGACAGGGGTCCCGTAGCAGGgcaaccccccccacccccaatcaggGTTGCTTCACTCACAGTGAGAACTTGAGGAGACAGTCTCCGCCCAGCACCGACCGACCCCGAGACCGCAGATAATCCACTAGACTCCCCTGGGGCAGAACAGACAGACCGACAGGCCCCATAGGTTAGACTTGCCCTCCAGACCTCAGGGGGCTTGGGGATGGGTAAACGGCAACACTCAAGGGAGGtgtgaggagagggaaggggcaggggaaAGGTCAGGACATCACTTCTGAAAGAATATCAGATCCTACACGCTGGACACTGCACTCAGCAATTTTCATGCACTGTCTCTTAATTCTCATAAACCTCTGAGGTAAACTGTTACTACCTCCCTTCACTGACGAGGACCTGAGGTTTGGCGAGGTGACACAACATTTCCAAGGTCACCTGGAATGGTCATTCCATTGGTCACCTCCAATGAATAGATGATGAGCCAGGATACAAGCCAAGCCCCAGTGACTTCAAAGCTCGGTTGGAGAGCAGGGACTGGGGGAGCAGGGGCCCGGGGGTGTGGCGGGGGCTTGGGGCAGGCACACACCTTGGCCATGTACTCGGTGACGATGTACAACCCGCCCTTCTCCTCCACGATCACGCCCAGAAGCTGTACCAAGTTGCTATGCCGGAGTTGCCTGGGGTGGGACGGTGTGGTCAGAGCCTGCCAAGCCTCCCCATCAGCTCCCAGCTCCGGGGcgacctccccacccaccccctgacCCAACTCACGTCATGACAGAGGCTTCAGCCAGGAAGGCCTGTGCAGTGGCATCATTCTTAATGCACTTGACAGCAACTTTGTTCCCTCGGTAGTCACCCAGCATCACATCTGGGGGAAGACAGCTGGGGCTTGTTCCCTGGACTCCCCACAGTCACCAGCCCCTCCCAGGGCTCCCACCCTCTCTGGCTCACCTCCAAACTCCCCCTTCCCTATGGTCTGCAGCAGCTTCAGGTCCTTCATGTTCAGCGCCCAGCCGCCTGGGTAGGAGGTGTCGGGGGCAGGAGGCGGTTGTCAGGGACGGGGGGTTAAGTCAGAGCAGAGGTCGCAGCAGAAGCAGGCTGGACTATGACATGTGGGTTCCCTGGAGGTCTCCAGAGCCTCCGGGATGGGGGTCGTGCCAGGAAgcctgggtgggggaggaggcgggTGGGCAAcagaggggcgggggtgggggtggcactCACTGCGGAAGAACTCGTCCTGGGCGGCCACGGTGCCCTCCATGACCTTTGGCTTGATGAGGCGAGTACAGAGTCCGTCTGCATCTGAGGTGTAGTGCTGCAGGGTGCAGGGCAGCCCATCAGGACCCGCCCCTGTGCACCACCAGCGGCTCCCCTGCACCACCCTGACCTGACcaccagagggcagcagaggccaGTCCCACCCAGCCAAGAGTTGCTCTGGGTAGGGAGGGCGCCCCATTTCTAGCAGGGTTAGGGAGGCCCAGACACACAGCCTGTCTCCCATGCCACCCCACACCCCAGGTGCTGGACGGACACCGGCTGTTGCTATCACTTGGCCTCACCAGCAGCCCTGACTCAGTGTAATACCAGCCTCTAGCCAGGTGTGCAGAGGATCCCTGCCCCAAGTCAGGCCAGTGGCGGGGACAGTGCTGAGGGTGGGTGCAGGAGGCACCTGAAGGCTGCCTCGGGCAGAGCTGGCCTTGGGAACTGCCGGAAACAGGGACCACCAAGGTGGAGCTCGAGGGGACATGCTTATACACACATGGGCACAGCTGAGTGTCTGAAAGGAAGCTAGCTCCGGGATCAGAAGACTCAGATCTAGTCCTGACACCTCCAATTCACAGCAGTGTGACCTGCAGCAGGCCCCTTAACTGCTCTGAACCTTTGTTTCCTGGCCTACACACTGGGCTGCCATCTCCGCTTGGAGGCACTGTGGAGTCAGAGGTCAACCCTGGCACACC
The window above is part of the Dama dama isolate Ldn47 chromosome 13, ASM3311817v1, whole genome shotgun sequence genome. Proteins encoded here:
- the CSK gene encoding tyrosine-protein kinase CSK, translating into MSAIQAAWPSGTECIAKYNFHGTAEQDLPFCKGDVLTIVAVTKDPNWYKAKNKVGREGIIPANYVQKREGVKAGTKLSLMPWFHGKITREQAERLLCPPETGLFLVRESTNYPGDYTLCVSCDGKVEHYRIMYHASKLSIDEEVYFENLMQLVEHYTSDADGLCTRLIKPKVMEGTVAAQDEFFRSGWALNMKDLKLLQTIGKGEFGDVMLGDYRGNKVAVKCIKNDATAQAFLAEASVMTQLRHSNLVQLLGVIVEEKGGLYIVTEYMAKGSLVDYLRSRGRSVLGGDCLLKFSLDVCEAMEYLEGNNFVHRDLAARNVLVSEDNVAKVSDFGLTKEASSTQDTGKLPVKWTAPEALREKKFSTKSDVWSFGILLWEIYSFGRVPYPRIPLKDVVPRVEKGYKMDAPDGCPPAVYEVMKNCWHLDAATRPSFLQLREQLEHIKTHELHL